Genomic window (Capsicum annuum cultivar UCD-10X-F1 chromosome 10, UCD10Xv1.1, whole genome shotgun sequence):
AaggatataaattatataaaaggtTAGTCGGTAGCAGTGTGTTATCATGACATTTGTTTACACCAGTAGTTGTGGTATTGTTCATTCACTATAAAGGAACAATACCACTTTCATGTAGAATTCAGAAAAAAAGTCAaactataaaaatttattatacatatttttattttatttctgcaaaaattattttcaagatttgaatACGTGAAATTCAATGTCCTATTATCCTATCTAGATATATTTCATATTCCTATTTGGTCCAACATTTGACACGTATTGCCACAAATTTAGTTTCTTTGTTATCCAAGGAATCAGTTAATGTCATTCTACATTAAGGTCAACAAGCTTAGCCACCTGTTACATTTGTGGCCATTTTCAAAATATCCATTTTCACATTCCCAATTTCCAATCTCAAGTTCCATTTGAAACTTCTCaatttcccaaaaaaaaaaattaaaaaaatataatcaagaaattcatgaTGATCAAGGCAGGATTTTTCCCATCACTTTTGAATTATGGTGatatcaatcatcatcataagTATTATAATCAACATGGGGTTTGTGTTTTTCCTATGAAATTTAGAAATAAGAGTTCGTTTGGGTTTTCATTATCAacaaattatgatttatttggTGGTAGTATTTCCAAGTTCAATAGAAGAAATTCCAAATCAGCAGTTGCTAGTGCTCAGgttcattttttctttctgttttttctttaaagaaaaatTCTCTATTAGTTGAGTAGCTTAAACatacttgtattttattgtattgttAGTTTAAATGTATATAATAATATTGTTTTGATTCTTACTTAGTTTTTATTGTATAGTATGTTAAATTCGTTGTTATCCAACTGTGACAAGTGTCATATTATGTAAGGATTGATATCGATTTAGTGTGATTGTATTGTTATTgcttatataatattttatcctttgtgCTACACTTTTTGAAGTCAGTCTGCATAAACTTTGACTAAtatattaagatatatttttttatcatattaatatgagaaggaTTATAACTTATAGTAATATTTTTCGTACTCTTTCTGaccatctaaattttaaatattaaaatgaagTGGTTTGAGAATTGTAATTTAAGGTACGAATTCGAGTGATGGAAAATCACAAGGTGTCATCTATCCACGCTTTGGACTTTTGAGGATATAGTTAGTTACCCGGTACTTCTGCTGGTGGGAGGTAGCAGGTACCCCTGAAACTAGTAGCGTTGCGCACAAGTTGAACCGAACACCATagttatcaaaagaaaaagaagtagcaTCAATGCCCATTTTGGGTGATATGCTTCACTTTTTAAACATTATGTTAGTAAGTTGGACAGCTAAATTATTGTTTGCATAAGTTGGATTATGATTGCAGTATTGTACTGTTACTGTGATGTCCTCCTTTTTAAATTTTGGCAGGCTTGAATATTATAGTATATAAAAAGTTCTACCTTTTCATCTCGCGCTACATATGCGCGTAAAACAGATGAGCATTGGAATCAAGAAAGCTCCAAAATGGTGGGAGAAAGGGCTTCAACCTAACATGAAAGAGGTGAATGGTGCCCAAGACTTTGTCGATTCCCTTCTAACCGCGGGGGATAAACTAGTAGTTGTCGATTTCTTTTCCCCTGGCTGCGGGGGCTGCAAAGCGCTTCATCCAAAGGTAGCCAGTTCTTCTTGTCTAAAGTATCTGTTATagtatgtgtttgtgtgtgtCGATATTCTGCAATGATGCTGCAGTTTGTTTATAAACTAGTAGTTGTCGATTTCTTTTCCCCTGGTTGTGGAGGCTGCAAAGCGCTTCATCCAAAGATAATCAGTTGTTGTTGTCTCAACTATCCGTTatagtatgtgtgtgtgtgtcgaTATTCTGAAATAATGCTGCAGTTTGTTGATAAACTAGAAGTTGTCTATTTCTTTTCCCCTTGTTGTGAGGCTGCAAAGCGCTTCATCCAAATGTAATAGATTCTTGTTGTCTAAAGTATCCGTTAtagtgtgtgtttgtgtgtgtcgAGATTCTACAATAATGCTGCAGTTTGTTGATAAACTAGTAGTTGTCGATTTCTTTTCCCCTGGCTGCAGAGGCTGCAAAGCGCTTCATCCAAAGGTAATCAGTTCTTGTTGTCTAAACTATCTGTTATagtatgtgtttgtgtgtgtCGATATTCTGCAATAATGCTGCAGTTTGTTGGCTGTTGATGACCTTAGTCTTGGTAAAATTGGAAAGTGCAGATATGTCAGTTAGCAGAGATGAATCCAGACGTGAAGTTTCTGCACTTGAACTATGAGGAACACAAATCAATGTGTTACGCGCTGAATGTACATGTTCTTCCATTTTTCCGTTTCTATAGAGGGGCTGAAGGTCGTCTTTGTAGCTTTAGCTGTACCAATGCCACGGTTAGTTTACCATCCCGCCTTTATTTGCTTTAGTTTTTCTTCTTACTATACCGCGATCTACTGCAGTATTGTTAATCACATTATATGCTGCTTTCTTCCTTAGCTGGAAATGTCTTTTCTTTCACGTCATTCTCAGTATAAGGATGGTTATGGGATTTCATCTTGATGACTACAACAGCTAATCGATGCATTCTTTTGCTTCTTGTGTTTTATGGCGTGTGCTTCTTTACCATGATGTTTGCTTTTCGTAACATCAGGCAGAATGGTATTCTAACACTAACCGCGATATTCTGGTGCAGATCAAAAAGTTCAAAGATGCATTGACAAAGTACGGCGCAGATTGTTGCAGCCTCGGACCAGTTAAAGGACTTGAAGAGAGAGAGTTACTTGCACTCGCAGCTAACAAAGACCTCTCTTTTGCTTACAAACCAAAAACAGAAGAACCAGTGCCCCTTACCTTACAAGAAGATATGGTGATTAAAACAAGCAGAATATCTTCATCCCATCCAAGTACATTTTCCCCTTTACCACTTCCTATTCCCCTTGCATCAACTTTAAGTAAGGCCAAACAGGATTCGAAGAGTGAAGTTTGTTAAAAAATGGACGGACCTTGGCCTGACTCAACTTGAAAAGTAAACTCATAAGGTAGAAAAGCTCGACAACAGTTCATTCCCTCAAGGGCACTCTTAACGCCCTCTGATTTCTCTAAGACTAACAGTCTGGAGCATGAACTAAGAGTGTGGAAGGATATAGATCTGGCAAGTATCAAGAACACGGACGTTGGACTTACCTTTAAAAGCTAGCTAGCTCACGAGTTAAGAATAGCACAAGACTACATGAAAAGATGACGGTACAGTTCAGCTATTGTGAGACATTCTAACGAAGTTTTTGCCTACTTACCATGGATGATCTTGAGATTCATCAGTAAACTGTGTTATAGAGGTGATGTACGTACAGGTTATCTCGCGTTTTTATCTGCAACTATGTACATAATGCTGCAGGAAATACTATGTTGTGTGTACTATACTGtatttagtttagttattcaaCATATTATATGTGGATTTTGGCTTTTAGATGAGGTGGAACAAAAGAATGCATTCCGGCATTCCCCACCCCCCTTTTAACTAGGGACGAAATGAATGTCATACCTGTTGAACTTGTCAATTGAGAGAGAGGGTCAAGTTTCTTACCATTAAGTCTTTATTGGCATACCTTCTATGAGTAAAAAGGCTATACTTTGGAACTGAGAAGTGATCATGCTACTCAGACTACATGATAACACAATAACTACAAGTATGTACCATATAGTATGTATGGCATACTAACATATAACAGCAAGAGCGTTGTATAATAGCAACTGTGCACAACACTTCTCCAGGGAAGACATGGATTTTGTACTGGAAATAAGTCAACCTCATAACAGTATTGAACAAACACCAAATAGTTTGCATCGAGGCATAGTCTTGTATCATCTCACTCTGCCGTACCTAGACCCCACATGGgagtgggattacactgggtttgttgttgtcaAGGCATAGTCTGTATCAGCAAAGGAAGGCCTCGTCTTCACAGCCACTTCACAGCCTTTAGGCTTTAGCCGTGATCTGCATCTCCAGAACTTCCAACTC
Coding sequences:
- the LOC107843781 gene encoding thioredoxin-like 1-1, chloroplastic isoform X3, which codes for MRVKQMSIGIKKAPKWWEKGLQPNMKEVNGAQDFVDSLLTAGDKLVVVDFFSPGCGGCKALHPKFVDKLVVVDFFSPGCRGCKALHPKICQLAEMNPDVKFLHLNYEEHKSMCYALNVHVLPFFRFYRGAEGRLCSFSCTNATIKKFKDALTKYGADCCSLGPVKGLEERELLALAANKDLSFAYKPKTEEPVPLTLQEDMVIKTSRISSSHPSTFSPLPLPIPLASTLSKAKQDSKSEVC
- the LOC107843781 gene encoding thioredoxin-like 1-1, chloroplastic isoform X2; amino-acid sequence: MMIKAGFFPSLLNYGDINHHHKYYNQHGVCVFPMKFRNKSSFGFSLSTNYDLFGGSISKFNRRNSKSAVASAQMSIGIKKAPKWWEKGLQPNMKEVNGAQDFVDSLLTAGDKLVVVDFFSPGCGGCKALHPKICQLAEMNPDVKFLHLNYEEHKSMCYALNVHVLPFFRFYRGAEGRLCSFSCTNATIKKFKDALTKYGADCCSLGPVKGLEERELLALAANKDLSFAYKPKTEEPVPLTLQEDMVIKTSRISSSHPSTFSPLPLPIPLASTLSKAKQDSKSEVC
- the LOC107843781 gene encoding thioredoxin-like 1-1, chloroplastic isoform X1, with protein sequence MMIKAGFFPSLLNYGDINHHHKYYNQHGVCVFPMKFRNKSSFGFSLSTNYDLFGGSISKFNRRNSKSAVASAQMSIGIKKAPKWWEKGLQPNMKEVNGAQDFVDSLLTAGDKLVVVDFFSPGCGGCKALHPKFVDKLVVVDFFSPGCRGCKALHPKICQLAEMNPDVKFLHLNYEEHKSMCYALNVHVLPFFRFYRGAEGRLCSFSCTNATIKKFKDALTKYGADCCSLGPVKGLEERELLALAANKDLSFAYKPKTEEPVPLTLQEDMVIKTSRISSSHPSTFSPLPLPIPLASTLSKAKQDSKSEVC